One window from the genome of Spirosoma rhododendri encodes:
- a CDS encoding TonB-dependent receptor has protein sequence MRTTPILLLSTCLTLPVLAQQRQPAKEGEVDNQEITVEKSRKIDLPPATRLFDKIQSIRPTPEQRKMTFEFDDRKLTVGDPKITTNVLAPTTGQADNTPAFGNYVRLGAGNYNSFLGEGYFGLNTLQNLALEGSVRHLSSGTGPVDGKNSAQADTRVKVTGKYLTDAFKLQADLGYDRNAYNFYGYSREYAAQSTFNPDLIKQQLNTVSLRLGIENAKSESNIDYSLRSGITNLRDRFNASEFDWGTNFNSSLGITDNVVALLSADAYVTQRSDGSIVDNRNLFRIKPTFKYTSPLLTVTAGINVANQTDQRQNINDTRAFPVVNIDFVPVSTVHFFAGVDGDINRNTLRTLLTENKWLAPQVLLVNTVKSLDIYGGSKGDLGGGFGYEGKVSYAKYRNFATFNNSLPDTSKFFVLYDGGVSRVLTISAQLGYTLKERFRSSLKGEFFSYGLDRLEAAWGRPRIAATWSNSYTLNKKLFVTADLYYYEGIQNKNFASGLTYTLKPIYDANLKIDYFLGKQISAFVSINNIIGQNYERYLYYQSQGLNFLAGISYSF, from the coding sequence ATGCGTACCACCCCTATACTCCTCCTTTCCACGTGCCTGACGTTGCCGGTGCTGGCCCAGCAGCGGCAACCGGCGAAGGAAGGCGAGGTCGACAATCAGGAAATCACCGTCGAGAAAAGTCGAAAAATCGACCTGCCACCGGCCACCCGGCTATTCGACAAGATTCAGTCGATTCGCCCGACCCCGGAGCAGCGGAAAATGACCTTCGAGTTCGACGATCGTAAACTCACCGTCGGCGACCCAAAGATCACGACGAATGTACTAGCCCCCACAACGGGGCAGGCCGACAACACACCGGCGTTCGGCAACTACGTCCGGCTGGGTGCGGGTAACTATAATTCCTTTCTGGGCGAAGGCTATTTCGGGCTGAACACGCTGCAAAACCTTGCCCTCGAAGGATCGGTGCGGCATCTGTCGTCGGGTACCGGCCCAGTGGACGGTAAAAACTCCGCCCAGGCCGACACGCGGGTGAAGGTGACGGGAAAGTACCTGACCGACGCGTTTAAACTTCAGGCCGACCTTGGCTACGACCGCAATGCCTACAACTTCTACGGATACAGCCGTGAGTACGCGGCACAGTCGACGTTCAACCCCGACTTGATCAAGCAGCAGCTTAACACGGTCAGTCTGCGGCTGGGTATCGAAAACGCGAAGTCGGAAAGCAACATCGACTATTCGCTGCGGTCGGGTATCACCAACCTCCGCGACCGGTTCAACGCATCTGAATTCGACTGGGGAACCAACTTCAACAGCTCGCTCGGCATCACCGACAACGTGGTGGCTCTGCTGTCGGCCGATGCTTACGTGACACAGCGCAGCGACGGGTCCATTGTCGACAACCGCAATCTGTTTCGTATCAAGCCGACGTTCAAATACACCTCGCCTTTGCTGACCGTGACGGCGGGTATCAACGTGGCCAACCAGACCGATCAGCGGCAGAACATCAACGACACCCGCGCTTTCCCGGTCGTCAACATCGACTTTGTTCCGGTCAGCACGGTTCACTTCTTCGCAGGCGTCGACGGCGACATCAATCGGAATACACTGCGTACCCTGCTGACGGAAAACAAGTGGCTGGCTCCGCAGGTATTGCTGGTTAACACCGTTAAGTCGCTGGATATCTATGGTGGTTCCAAGGGTGATCTCGGCGGTGGCTTCGGTTACGAGGGTAAAGTGTCGTACGCGAAATACCGCAACTTCGCCACCTTCAACAACAGCCTGCCCGACACGTCGAAGTTCTTCGTGCTTTACGACGGGGGTGTCTCGCGCGTCCTGACCATCTCGGCGCAACTGGGCTATACCCTGAAAGAACGCTTTCGCTCGTCGCTGAAGGGCGAGTTTTTCAGCTACGGTCTCGACCGGCTTGAAGCCGCCTGGGGGCGCCCGCGCATAGCCGCTACTTGGAGCAACTCGTATACGTTAAATAAAAAGCTGTTCGTCACCGCCGATTTGTACTATTACGAGGGCATTCAAAACAAAAATTTCGCATCAGGACTGACTTACACGCTAAAACCGATCTACGACGCGAACCTAAAAATTGACTATTTCCTGGGTAAGCAGATTTCGGCCTTCGTTTCGATCAATAACATCATCGGGCAGAACTACGAGCGTTATTTGTATTATCAGTCGCAGGGGCTTAACTTTCTCGCTGGAATCAGTTATTCGTTTTAA
- a CDS encoding tetratricopeptide repeat protein, whose product MPNPLPPSEHPQSVGFSARRLLLSLTLGAVTLVPATAQRTLSYAEPDYHYRNGLELFERANYAASRYEFRQYLEPRRGNGTQTALNTTDQNAVEAEYYIALTSLYIDEPGAEVLVDRFVKNHSEHPKAGQLYGDLGSYYYTRQDYPKAISFLEKAVAQGGGARQLAYSYQLAVAYYNTQDLAKALPLFNQVKTDPASPDAASASYYAGVINFRNRNYSEAVADFRRIESNPTYQNQVPNWIAQAYYRQRKFDELLAYTEPLLRRNTGPALSEVALFTAEVYYQQNQFAKAIPYYKQYINAAGAKAPGAVRFRYGQSLFRTNAYPDAITQLKTLAGGRDTTAQYAAYTLGISYLQTQNPTYALNAFDQAGRLSFNPSIQEEARFNHAKLQLDQNNGADAVKELTGFLKQYPDSKFENEANELVGQAYFASNNYPAAIAYIEGLKRRTPKINATYQQLTYNQAVSDFNAERYPTAIANFDKSLRYPVDSKLQQGAQFWKAESYSAQKQYDQAIPLYTSIGKGDDELATRSLYALGYAYYNQKNYSRAIPYFRDFVSRGGEAAPVADATIRLADAYFATKQYDAALRSYDQAIAKNAPDKDYASYQKAIILSYVGRDAEAKAQFEQVQRQYPNSRFVDESLFQTANVDFEKGAYQAAIRGFTRLIQDKPNSTLIPAALLKRAIAYGNVEQYDPAIADYRRILSNYGNSEQAQSALLGIQNTLNDAGRPEEFSQVLGQYKKSNPGSSDVERVQFDNAKNIYFSQKYPQAIQSLTTYIQEYPASPNASEARYYLGEAYRQTNDPAMALKLYDQVLTDRQSDFFVRAATRVADLESKQKNYPRAVRAYRLIMTQANSRPDQVTAQLGLMDTYFAGGKADSAAVMARELVSAGNVVPGAQNRAQLMLGKVAFAKNDYATAKTEFDKTITLGTDINGAEAQYYLGDILYRQKKYKESVATLLKFNEQFAEFDYWKGKAFILVADNNIAQDELAQAKAVLNSIIENSTDQAIVAEAKQKLAGLDK is encoded by the coding sequence ATGCCTAATCCGCTTCCCCCATCAGAACACCCGCAGTCGGTCGGCTTTTCCGCCAGGCGGTTGCTGCTGTCGCTGACGCTGGGGGCTGTTACCCTGGTGCCCGCTACGGCCCAGCGTACGCTCAGTTACGCCGAACCCGACTACCACTACCGCAACGGTCTTGAACTGTTCGAGCGCGCCAACTACGCGGCTTCTCGCTACGAATTCCGGCAGTACCTCGAACCCAGACGCGGCAATGGCACCCAGACGGCCCTCAACACTACCGATCAGAATGCCGTCGAAGCCGAATACTACATCGCCCTGACGAGCCTGTACATTGATGAGCCGGGGGCCGAAGTGCTGGTCGACCGCTTCGTCAAGAACCACAGCGAACACCCCAAAGCCGGGCAGCTTTACGGCGATCTGGGTTCGTATTATTATACGCGGCAGGATTACCCCAAGGCTATCAGCTTTCTGGAGAAGGCCGTTGCGCAGGGCGGTGGTGCCCGGCAACTGGCCTACAGCTATCAATTGGCCGTGGCCTACTACAACACGCAGGATCTGGCCAAAGCCCTGCCCCTCTTCAATCAGGTCAAGACCGATCCCGCTTCGCCCGATGCCGCTTCCGCTTCGTACTATGCCGGGGTAATCAATTTCCGCAACCGCAACTACAGCGAAGCGGTCGCCGACTTCCGGCGCATCGAGTCGAATCCGACGTATCAGAATCAGGTACCGAACTGGATCGCGCAGGCGTACTACCGGCAGCGCAAATTCGACGAACTGCTGGCCTATACCGAACCGCTGCTGCGCCGGAACACTGGCCCGGCCCTGAGCGAAGTGGCTCTGTTTACGGCCGAAGTTTACTATCAGCAGAACCAGTTTGCCAAGGCCATTCCCTACTACAAGCAGTACATCAACGCGGCCGGTGCAAAGGCCCCCGGTGCCGTTCGGTTTCGCTACGGGCAGTCGCTGTTCCGCACCAACGCCTACCCAGACGCCATCACGCAGTTGAAGACGCTGGCGGGCGGGCGCGATACCACCGCGCAGTATGCCGCCTACACACTCGGCATCAGCTATCTGCAAACCCAGAACCCGACCTACGCGCTGAACGCCTTCGATCAGGCCGGGCGGCTGTCGTTCAACCCGTCGATTCAGGAAGAAGCCCGGTTCAACCACGCCAAGCTGCAACTCGACCAAAACAACGGGGCCGATGCGGTGAAGGAACTGACGGGCTTTCTGAAACAATACCCCGATAGTAAGTTTGAAAACGAAGCCAACGAACTGGTCGGGCAGGCGTACTTCGCGTCGAACAACTACCCGGCGGCCATTGCCTACATCGAAGGGCTGAAACGCCGGACACCGAAGATCAACGCGACGTATCAGCAACTGACCTACAACCAGGCCGTCAGCGACTTCAACGCCGAACGTTACCCAACGGCCATCGCTAATTTCGACAAATCACTGCGTTACCCGGTCGACTCGAAACTGCAACAGGGCGCGCAATTCTGGAAAGCGGAGTCGTATTCGGCGCAGAAGCAGTACGATCAGGCTATTCCGCTCTACACCAGCATCGGCAAGGGCGACGACGAGCTGGCAACCCGCAGCCTCTACGCGCTGGGCTACGCTTATTACAACCAGAAGAACTACAGCCGGGCTATCCCCTACTTCCGCGATTTCGTAAGCCGGGGTGGTGAAGCCGCGCCCGTTGCCGACGCGACGATCCGCCTGGCCGATGCCTACTTCGCCACCAAACAGTACGACGCGGCCCTACGGTCCTACGATCAGGCGATTGCCAAAAACGCGCCCGACAAAGACTATGCGTCGTACCAGAAGGCCATTATCCTGAGTTACGTCGGGCGCGACGCCGAAGCCAAAGCGCAGTTCGAGCAGGTGCAGCGGCAGTACCCCAACTCCCGCTTCGTCGATGAATCGCTGTTCCAGACGGCCAACGTCGATTTTGAAAAGGGCGCGTATCAGGCGGCTATTCGCGGCTTCACACGGCTGATTCAGGACAAACCCAATAGCACACTGATTCCGGCGGCTCTGCTCAAACGGGCGATTGCCTACGGAAACGTCGAGCAGTACGACCCCGCCATCGCCGACTACCGCCGGATTCTGAGCAATTACGGCAACTCGGAACAGGCACAGAGCGCGCTGTTGGGAATTCAGAACACGTTGAACGACGCGGGTCGGCCCGAAGAGTTTTCGCAGGTGCTGGGTCAGTACAAGAAAAGCAATCCGGGCAGTTCGGACGTCGAGCGCGTTCAGTTCGACAACGCGAAGAACATTTACTTCAGCCAGAAATACCCGCAGGCAATTCAGTCGCTGACGACCTACATTCAGGAATACCCGGCCAGTCCCAACGCCAGCGAAGCGCGCTACTACCTCGGTGAAGCCTACCGGCAGACCAACGACCCGGCGATGGCCCTGAAACTGTACGATCAGGTGCTGACCGACCGGCAGTCGGACTTCTTCGTCCGGGCCGCTACGCGCGTCGCCGATCTGGAATCGAAGCAGAAAAACTACCCCCGCGCCGTTCGGGCCTACCGCCTGATCATGACGCAGGCCAACAGCCGCCCCGATCAGGTGACGGCGCAACTGGGCCTGATGGATACGTATTTCGCGGGTGGCAAAGCTGACTCAGCCGCCGTGATGGCCCGCGAGCTGGTAAGCGCAGGCAACGTGGTGCCGGGCGCGCAAAACCGGGCACAGCTCATGCTGGGCAAGGTCGCGTTCGCCAAAAACGACTACGCCACCGCCAAAACCGAGTTCGACAAAACGATTACACTCGGCACCGACATCAACGGGGCCGAAGCGCAGTATTATCTGGGCGACATTCTGTATCGGCAGAAGAAGTACAAAGAGTCGGTGGCTACGCTGCTGAAGTTCAACGAACAGTTTGCCGAATTCGACTACTGGAAAGGCAAGGCGTTTATCCTCGTCGCCGACAACAACATCGCGCAGGACGAACTCGCCCAGGCCAAAGCCGTCCTCAACTCCATCATCGAAAACTCCACCGATCAGGCCATCGTCGCCGAAGCGAAACAGAAACTGGCCGGATTGGATAAGTAA
- a CDS encoding M61 family metallopeptidase → MKKSTRFLYLLTVWTLFGFPPFFIDSRADDGQTPPAVTPAITYRLTMPEPQTHYFEVEMTLSGAATATGARKNGYYDIRMPVWTPGSYLIREYAKNVEGFTAMTGGQAVRSEKIRKNTWRVYTSADNLTIHYRVYANELTVRTSFVDIDHGYVTPAGMFMYHDALKAQPLRVTVEPYKEWKAVTTALKPVAGQANTFEAPNFDLLVDSPIEIGNQRTFGFTAAKVPHTVAMYGLTSYDEKRLAADYTRVCETAASVVGEHPCENYTFIVHHIPPGGGGLEHLNSTTLEVTRSAYDTEASYKRFLSLVAHEYFHLWNVKRIRPIALGPFDYENENYTHLLWLSEGCTSFYQEYILRRAGFYTPDAYLSLVAYQINQIENQPGTRVQSAAESSWDAWIKGYRPNENSDNSTISYYSKGSVLGTLLNLAILSGSNGARNMDDLMRYLYQEYYKKQQRGFTDEEFRRAAEQIAGRSLDAFFNVGVNSAEPIDYNAYFNAVGLQLVNGAGKNGDGFLGASTAVTNGRTVVREVRRGSGAYEDGLNVGDEIVAIDQVRVGDDLNRLLAGRPVGDTLNVLVNRAGLLRRINVTLGANPLVSYRLEPVSNPTDAQKSLYRKWLYIN, encoded by the coding sequence ATGAAAAAAAGCACCCGCTTTCTGTATTTACTCACTGTCTGGACACTTTTCGGTTTCCCCCCTTTCTTCATCGACAGCCGCGCCGACGACGGGCAAACCCCGCCGGCCGTAACCCCCGCTATTACCTATCGGCTGACCATGCCGGAACCACAAACCCACTATTTTGAGGTCGAGATGACGCTGTCCGGCGCGGCCACCGCAACGGGTGCCCGCAAGAACGGTTACTACGATATCCGGATGCCCGTCTGGACGCCCGGCTCGTATCTGATTCGCGAATACGCCAAAAACGTTGAGGGCTTTACGGCCATGACGGGCGGTCAGGCGGTGCGGAGCGAGAAGATCCGCAAGAATACCTGGCGCGTCTACACCAGTGCCGATAACCTGACGATTCACTACCGTGTCTACGCTAACGAATTGACCGTGCGGACCAGCTTTGTCGACATCGACCACGGCTACGTTACCCCGGCCGGTATGTTTATGTACCACGACGCCCTGAAGGCCCAGCCGCTGCGCGTGACGGTCGAGCCGTACAAGGAATGGAAAGCCGTTACGACCGCGCTCAAACCCGTAGCGGGGCAGGCCAATACCTTCGAGGCCCCCAACTTCGATCTGCTGGTCGATTCGCCCATCGAGATCGGCAATCAGCGGACGTTTGGCTTCACGGCCGCCAAGGTACCCCACACGGTGGCTATGTACGGTCTGACCAGCTACGACGAAAAGCGACTCGCAGCCGACTACACCCGCGTCTGTGAAACGGCCGCGTCGGTGGTGGGCGAGCATCCCTGCGAGAATTACACCTTTATCGTCCACCACATTCCGCCGGGTGGGGGCGGGCTGGAGCACCTGAACTCGACCACGCTCGAAGTGACCCGCAGTGCCTACGACACTGAAGCGAGCTACAAGCGGTTTCTGAGTCTGGTGGCGCACGAGTACTTCCACCTCTGGAACGTCAAGCGGATCCGGCCGATCGCGCTCGGACCGTTCGACTACGAAAACGAAAACTACACCCACCTGCTCTGGCTGTCGGAGGGATGCACCTCGTTCTATCAGGAATACATCCTGCGCCGGGCGGGCTTTTACACACCCGATGCCTACCTGAGTCTGGTCGCCTACCAGATCAATCAGATCGAAAACCAGCCGGGTACCCGCGTACAATCGGCGGCAGAGTCGAGCTGGGATGCGTGGATCAAAGGGTACCGCCCCAACGAAAACTCCGACAACAGCACCATCTCGTACTACAGCAAGGGTAGCGTGCTGGGAACCCTGCTGAACCTGGCGATTCTATCGGGCAGCAACGGCGCGCGTAACATGGACGATCTGATGCGGTACCTGTACCAGGAATACTATAAAAAGCAGCAGCGCGGCTTCACCGACGAGGAATTCCGCCGGGCCGCCGAGCAGATCGCCGGGCGGTCGCTGGATGCGTTCTTCAACGTGGGCGTCAACTCCGCCGAGCCGATTGACTATAATGCGTACTTCAACGCCGTGGGGCTGCAACTGGTCAATGGAGCCGGGAAAAACGGCGACGGGTTTCTGGGCGCAAGCACGGCGGTAACGAACGGCCGGACCGTCGTGCGGGAAGTACGGCGCGGGTCGGGTGCGTACGAGGACGGACTAAACGTAGGCGATGAAATTGTGGCGATCGATCAGGTGCGGGTCGGCGACGACCTAAACCGGCTGCTGGCGGGCCGGCCCGTGGGCGATACGTTGAACGTGCTGGTGAACCGGGCGGGGCTGCTGCGCCGGATCAACGTCACCCTGGGCGCTAATCCGCTGGTCAGCTACCGGCTCGAGCCCGTCAGCAACCCGACGGATGCGCAGAAAAGCCTGTATAGAAAATGGCTGTACATCAACTAA
- a CDS encoding RNA polymerase sigma factor translates to MTKNVLADETLVELYRDTQAPDCFEMLYNRYVGKVYNKCLSITRDADVAEDFTQDIFIKVLGSIDTFQHRSRFSTWLYAISHHYCLDQLRIGKRMVREDVSEEELAQLPDADRQDMLEERLSDLARLAEEIPQSEIHLLQLKYEHNLSIKEIAQQCGLSESAVKMRLKRTRDRLYDRYMQLNA, encoded by the coding sequence ATGACAAAAAATGTATTGGCTGACGAGACGCTCGTTGAACTCTATCGCGATACCCAGGCTCCCGACTGTTTTGAAATGTTGTATAATCGATACGTCGGCAAAGTGTACAATAAATGCCTGTCGATTACCCGTGATGCGGACGTAGCGGAAGACTTCACACAGGACATTTTTATCAAAGTGCTGGGCAGCATCGATACCTTTCAGCATCGGTCCCGCTTTTCGACCTGGCTGTACGCCATTTCGCACCACTATTGCCTGGACCAGCTCCGGATCGGTAAACGAATGGTACGGGAAGATGTGTCGGAGGAGGAACTGGCGCAGCTGCCGGATGCCGACCGTCAGGATATGCTCGAAGAGCGACTCAGCGATCTGGCCCGGCTGGCCGAAGAAATTCCCCAGTCAGAAATTCACCTGCTCCAGCTCAAATACGAACACAACCTCTCGATCAAGGAAATTGCCCAGCAGTGTGGGCTGTCGGAGAGTGCCGTTAAGATGCGGCTGAAGCGCACCCGCGACCGCCTGTACGACCGGTACATGCAGCTGAATGCCTGA
- a CDS encoding acyl-CoA dehydrogenase family protein, which yields MNLPLPSSIDTTLPGTDAFDALVDRIAAAAPDTDAEGCFPTDAFQWLTDAGLLAVTLPGEPLDFQRGQTARLLTLLSRIGSANLAVGRVYEGHINALYLIHLYATPDQRQRWYADVREGGICSAFGIRRHRTAFASSRSTRSHTGLVDPKRFVRVLAGYSGH from the coding sequence ATGAACCTACCTCTTCCATCTAGTATAGATACTACGTTACCAGGTACGGATGCCTTCGACGCACTTGTCGACCGGATTGCTGCGGCTGCCCCCGATACCGACGCCGAGGGTTGCTTCCCCACTGACGCGTTCCAATGGCTGACCGACGCGGGTCTGCTGGCTGTTACGCTGCCCGGCGAGCCGCTCGATTTTCAGCGGGGCCAAACCGCCCGGCTGCTTACGTTGCTCAGCCGTATTGGGTCGGCTAATCTGGCGGTGGGTCGGGTCTACGAAGGCCACATCAACGCACTCTACCTCATTCACCTGTATGCTACTCCCGACCAACGGCAACGCTGGTATGCCGATGTGCGCGAGGGGGGCATCTGTTCAGCGTTTGGAATACGCAGGCACAGGACGGCATTCGCATCGAGCCGATCGACGAGGAGTCATACCGGCTTAGTGGATCCAAAACGTTTTGTTCGGGTGCTGGCTGGATACAGCGGCCATTGA
- a CDS encoding acyl-CoA dehydrogenase family protein produces the protein MDSPRRGWQMVVVPTERVQPIPVDDRFWQPLGMRASASFKLDFTDVTVQHDDLLGEPNRYFEQPYFSGGAIRFAAVQLGGASALFDATRRFLADMHRLDDVLQQTRLAELAYLIESGNQWLRSAGDKTDQWLADQTDPATIVAYANMTRTAIEAICLQVMPLCERCVGARGLLRPHPFERIHRDLTMYLRQPAPDATLVDIGRYVLTNPTAAHALWT, from the coding sequence GTGGACTCGCCACGCAGGGGCTGGCAGATGGTTGTCGTACCGACGGAACGAGTCCAGCCGATTCCGGTCGATGATCGGTTCTGGCAACCGCTAGGCATGCGGGCGTCGGCCAGTTTCAAACTTGATTTTACGGACGTAACGGTGCAGCACGACGATCTGCTGGGTGAACCTAACCGGTACTTCGAGCAGCCGTATTTCAGTGGGGGCGCTATTCGATTCGCGGCCGTGCAACTGGGTGGGGCCAGCGCCCTGTTCGACGCCACCCGCCGGTTTCTGGCTGATATGCACCGCCTTGACGATGTACTCCAGCAAACCCGGCTGGCCGAACTAGCTTACCTGATCGAGTCGGGGAATCAGTGGCTGCGTAGTGCGGGCGACAAAACGGATCAGTGGCTGGCCGATCAGACCGACCCGGCAACGATTGTGGCGTATGCCAATATGACCCGCACGGCCATTGAAGCCATTTGCTTGCAGGTTATGCCGCTTTGCGAACGTTGCGTTGGCGCGCGCGGCTTGCTGCGACCGCACCCGTTCGAGCGGATTCACCGCGACCTGACCATGTACCTTCGTCAGCCCGCCCCCGACGCGACGCTCGTCGATATTGGCCGGTATGTATTAACAAACCCCACCGCTGCGCATGCACTCTGGACCTGA
- a CDS encoding PIG-L deacetylase family protein, whose translation MHSGPEKARALDQRAIILDDVQSLGSMLILAPHPDDESLGCGGTIIRLRQAGLPVYVVFVSDGSMSHPNSPTYPAGRLRDLRETEAREALSRLGVSADACTFMRLPDTAVPFPDQQGFAEAVATLVGLIEAVHPATILVPWERDPHRDHRATWQLLQTARTHLTMPTRVLEYLIWLWELGRPDDMPRPDERRVWKVPIDTVIDQRNRAIAAHASQVTRLIDDDPTAFYLSPELLTHFERPYELFLEV comes from the coding sequence ATGCACTCTGGACCTGAAAAAGCCCGCGCCCTCGACCAACGGGCGATTATCTTGGACGATGTGCAGTCTTTGGGGAGTATGCTGATCCTGGCCCCGCACCCCGATGATGAGTCGCTGGGTTGTGGCGGAACGATTATCCGGCTCCGGCAGGCGGGGTTGCCCGTGTACGTTGTGTTTGTAAGCGACGGCAGTATGTCGCACCCGAACTCCCCGACGTATCCGGCCGGGCGATTACGCGACCTGCGCGAAACCGAAGCCCGCGAAGCACTGAGCCGGCTGGGCGTCTCCGCCGATGCCTGCACGTTTATGCGGCTGCCGGATACCGCTGTTCCGTTTCCTGACCAACAGGGCTTTGCCGAGGCAGTAGCTACGCTGGTGGGTCTGATCGAAGCGGTACACCCGGCAACGATTCTGGTGCCCTGGGAGCGCGACCCACACCGCGACCATCGCGCAACCTGGCAACTGCTACAGACCGCCCGCACGCACCTGACAATGCCTACCCGCGTACTGGAGTACTTAATCTGGCTCTGGGAACTCGGCAGGCCCGACGACATGCCCCGCCCCGACGAACGGCGTGTTTGGAAAGTACCCATCGATACTGTCATTGACCAGCGCAACCGGGCTATTGCCGCCCACGCGTCGCAGGTTACCCGCCTGATCGACGACGACCCCACGGCCTTCTACCTGTCTCCCGAATTGCTTACCCACTTCGAGCGGCCGTACGAGTTATTTCTGGAGGTTTAG
- a CDS encoding class I SAM-dependent methyltransferase — protein sequence MPSLPPTYFDDVYRANEDPWSFETSEYERGKYEATLAALPEPRYASAFEIGCSIGVLTRQLADRCDQLLAVDASELPLTKARQRLADKANVRIERMAIPATFPDGPFDLILVSEVGYYLSENDLARARQRMIDTLKPGGDLLLVHWTPFVPDYPLTGDAVHDFFLQAAAADGPLEHRLGQRADTYRLDLFRKR from the coding sequence ATGCCCTCTCTACCCCCAACTTATTTCGACGACGTGTACCGGGCTAATGAAGACCCCTGGTCGTTTGAAACGAGCGAGTATGAACGCGGAAAATACGAAGCCACCCTGGCTGCGTTACCGGAGCCGCGGTACGCATCGGCGTTTGAAATTGGTTGCTCCATTGGTGTATTGACCCGGCAGCTCGCCGATCGCTGCGATCAGCTGCTGGCCGTCGACGCCAGTGAACTGCCCCTGACAAAAGCTCGTCAGCGACTGGCCGATAAGGCCAACGTCAGGATAGAGCGCATGGCAATTCCGGCCACGTTTCCCGACGGGCCGTTTGATCTGATCCTGGTATCAGAAGTGGGGTATTACCTCTCCGAAAACGATCTGGCAAGGGCCAGACAGCGGATGATTGATACGCTGAAGCCGGGCGGTGATCTGCTGCTGGTGCACTGGACCCCGTTCGTGCCCGATTACCCGCTGACGGGTGACGCCGTGCACGATTTTTTTCTTCAGGCTGCTGCCGCCGATGGCCCTTTGGAGCACCGACTGGGTCAGCGGGCTGATACCTACCGACTGGATCTGTTCCGCAAGCGATAG
- a CDS encoding glycosyltransferase translates to MTIADSGSPSLSEPDPTLFSACPPPHPHLQVSVIVPARNEAHHLTETLDALRGQYRSDGNPLSTTQYEVLLLLNNCTDASEQVARQYQQTYPAFPLYVEAIQLPVSMANVGTARRLLMNEACRRLQRVNPMQGIIASTDGDTVVDSQWLYQILNAIREGNEAVGGRILTRPDGGSVRLNHLRDVTYRMLIAQVEAQLDPQPNDPWPRHFQHFGANMAVTCTAYLRAGGLPNVPHLEDEAFYRALLRTDARIRKSPAVRVFTSTRLNGQATIGFAEQLRYWQQQNQQQQHQLAEPADGIVHRLRCRQQLRAIWQQRQQSNAPTLALPLSLVASSLSLSVDSIGQLLAHCRYFGEFWEQIEQRISSNWATRYPPVAITRAIADLRRCLNGSPVLATAEQTPGR, encoded by the coding sequence ATGACCATCGCTGATTCGGGTTCCCCTTCCCTATCCGAGCCTGACCCTACTTTATTTTCGGCTTGCCCGCCACCCCACCCACACCTACAGGTATCCGTAATCGTTCCCGCTCGCAACGAAGCGCATCACCTTACGGAGACGCTCGACGCACTGCGTGGGCAATACCGTTCCGACGGCAACCCGCTGTCGACTACGCAATACGAAGTCCTCTTACTCCTCAACAATTGTACGGACGCGTCGGAACAGGTAGCCCGGCAGTACCAGCAAACCTACCCGGCCTTCCCCTTGTATGTCGAGGCTATTCAACTGCCCGTCTCGATGGCTAACGTCGGTACAGCCCGCCGGTTGCTGATGAACGAAGCCTGCCGACGGCTTCAGCGGGTTAATCCGATGCAGGGCATCATTGCCTCGACGGATGGTGATACAGTAGTGGATTCGCAATGGCTGTACCAGATACTCAACGCCATTCGGGAAGGAAACGAAGCTGTAGGGGGACGAATTCTGACCCGACCCGACGGGGGATCGGTACGGCTCAATCACCTGCGTGACGTGACGTACCGTATGCTGATCGCGCAGGTAGAAGCCCAACTCGATCCGCAGCCCAACGATCCCTGGCCCCGGCATTTCCAGCATTTTGGAGCCAACATGGCGGTAACCTGTACGGCGTATCTACGCGCCGGTGGACTCCCCAACGTACCTCATCTGGAAGACGAAGCATTCTACCGGGCGCTGTTGCGTACCGACGCGCGCATTCGCAAAAGCCCGGCCGTGCGGGTCTTTACGTCTACCCGCCTGAACGGACAGGCAACCATCGGATTTGCCGAGCAACTCCGCTACTGGCAGCAGCAGAATCAACAACAGCAGCACCAGCTGGCCGAGCCAGCCGACGGTATTGTTCACCGCCTGCGGTGCCGACAACAACTGCGGGCTATATGGCAACAGCGGCAGCAATCCAACGCGCCAACTCTTGCCCTACCCCTTTCGCTGGTTGCCTCATCCCTATCGCTCAGCGTCGATAGTATCGGGCAGCTACTGGCCCACTGCCGCTATTTCGGTGAGTTTTGGGAACAGATCGAGCAGCGGATCAGCAGCAACTGGGCAACCCGCTACCCGCCCGTAGCGATCACGCGCGCCATCGCCGACCTTCGACGATGTCTGAACGGGTCGCCTGTACTGGCGACTGCCGAGCAGACACCGGGCCGCTAA